The Terriglobia bacterium nucleotide sequence ACCAGCGTCGAGGAGCTGCGCCGTTACTATCACCAGGACGCGCAAGCATCCGACGCAGGTTCCGCCATGCCATGGAAGGTTCAGGGTGCCGCTACTGCTTGAGAAATTTCTCGCCTTCGTGCGCCGCGACCTGCTCATCGCGTCGCGCTACCGCGGCACGCTCGTCACTTTCCCCCTCACACTGGTAACCGAACTTGCGGGCGCGTACTTCCTGGCACGCGCCATTGGCGATCGCTTCCGCCCGGATGGCTTCGACTACTTTCCGTTCTTGCTGGTCGGCACCGGCATTACCCAGTTGACGGTCCTGTCCATGAACGCTTTTGTCACCAGCGTGCGCGACGCGCAGCTCTCGGGGACGATGGAAATGATGATGGCCACCGCGACTCGCCCGCTGACCGTGATGCTGCTGTCGGCCGCGGTGCTGACCCTCGACCGCATTCTGATGTTCGCCGTGTATCTCGCATTCGGTTGCGCGCTGTTTCACGCGCCGCTGCACAGCCCGCACCCCGGGGCGTTCGCCATCGTGCTGCTGGTCATCGCGGTGATGACGGTCAGCCTTGGCCTGGTTGCCGCTTCCATCCAGTTGTATTTTCAGAGGGGCAGCGCCGCGATCTGGCTGTTTGCCACTGCGGTGTGGCTGCTCTCCGGAAGCATGTTTCCGGTGAGCGCGTTGCCCGCGGTGCTGCGCACCATGGCGAAGCTGCTGCCGATGACGTACGTCGTCAACGTCACCCGCGAGGTGTTGCTGGTGAAGGCGACTCTGCCTGAGGTGGCGCGCCCGGTCATGCTTCTGCTTGCGGTCACTGCGCTGCTGTTGCCGCTGAGCATTTGGATGTTCTCCGCGGTGCTGCGCAACGCGCGCCTGCGCGGCACGCTGTCCATGTATTGAAGGCCGCGGCGCGAAGGTTC carries:
- a CDS encoding ABC transporter permease, with translation MPLLLEKFLAFVRRDLLIASRYRGTLVTFPLTLVTELAGAYFLARAIGDRFRPDGFDYFPFLLVGTGITQLTVLSMNAFVTSVRDAQLSGTMEMMMATATRPLTVMLLSAAVLTLDRILMFAVYLAFGCALFHAPLHSPHPGAFAIVLLVIAVMTVSLGLVAASIQLYFQRGSAAIWLFATAVWLLSGSMFPVSALPAVLRTMAKLLPMTYVVNVTREVLLVKATLPEVARPVMLLLAVTALLLPLSIWMFSAVLRNARLRGTLSMY